The following proteins are encoded in a genomic region of Clostridium kluyveri:
- a CDS encoding flavodoxin family protein — protein MKVIAISGSPRIGGNSDVLCDQFLKGAKEAGCETEKVNLAKIKLNPCLACYACGKTGKCIQNDGMEETLDKLIQSDVILLATPVYFYSMNAQMKMFIDRCLPRYQEIKDKNFYFAVAAADPVHEAMEPTLSGFRGYTACLPGAKEKGVFYGTGAWEKGDILGLPVMQQVYEAGKNLKNN, from the coding sequence ATGAAAGTAATAGCGATTAGTGGAAGTCCACGAATTGGTGGCAATTCAGATGTATTATGCGATCAGTTTTTAAAAGGTGCAAAAGAGGCAGGATGTGAAACAGAAAAGGTTAATCTTGCAAAAATCAAACTAAATCCTTGTTTAGCTTGCTATGCATGTGGAAAAACGGGAAAATGTATACAAAATGATGGAATGGAAGAGACTCTAGATAAGTTAATACAGTCAGATGTTATTCTCCTTGCCACTCCGGTATATTTCTATTCCATGAATGCACAGATGAAGATGTTTATTGATCGTTGTTTACCAAGATATCAGGAAATTAAAGATAAGAATTTTTATTTTGCAGTAGCCGCTGCTGATCCTGTTCATGAAGCAATGGAGCCTACGCTTTCTGGATTTAGAGGTTATACAGCGTGTCTCCCGGGAGCGAAAGAAAAAGGTGTGTTTTATGGAACGGGGGCATGGGAAAAGGGAGATATCCTAGGACTTCCAGTTATGCAGCAGGTATATGAAGCTGGCAAAAATCTAAAGAACAATTAA
- a CDS encoding MerR family transcriptional regulator, with the protein MNYYIGEFSKKIGLSIDTLRYYEKIGLIYPNRDKINRRVYCEKDIEWLNFIFRLKETNMPIKEIQYYSKLRYEGDSTLRERLKLLEKQMDRLYTQKSNIENNIVHLEKKINTYKKMINKTVLDDYEPLS; encoded by the coding sequence TTGAATTATTATATTGGGGAATTTTCCAAAAAAATTGGATTAAGTATTGATACATTACGATATTATGAGAAAATTGGCCTGATTTATCCTAATAGAGATAAAATAAATAGACGAGTGTATTGTGAAAAAGATATAGAATGGCTAAATTTTATATTTAGGTTAAAAGAAACAAATATGCCAATTAAAGAAATTCAATATTATTCTAAGCTGAGATATGAGGGAGACAGTACGCTGAGGGAACGTCTGAAATTGTTAGAAAAGCAAATGGACAGATTGTATACTCAAAAAAGCAATATAGAGAATAATATAGTACATTTAGAGAAAAAAATTAATACTTATAAGAAAATGATTAATAAAACTGTATTAGATGACTACGAGCCCTTATCTTAA
- a CDS encoding helix-turn-helix domain-containing protein, translating to MLFKQIYYFVKVVDCNSFTEAAEECFISQSAMSQQIQALESDLE from the coding sequence GTGTTATTCAAGCAGATATATTATTTTGTTAAAGTAGTGGATTGTAATAGCTTTACAGAAGCAGCAGAAGAATGTTTTATATCGCAATCTGCCATGTCTCAACAGATCCAGGCATTGGAATCTGATTTAGAGTAG
- a CDS encoding ABC transporter substrate-binding protein, with translation MKIKKGMLGLLLIVTIIVSLAGCGTTAVKNETSKDTAKTKTYTDMAGRKVTLSTDINKIVLVRSMDVYYMSAILGKEFDKKVVALGLNFKDSDIDGYKKYSEVFNMDKIKSLGSIYDDAISLESVVNLEPDLIIVDTQFKSKSCVNKMIEAGLPVVFTDMNSDPFHGVQKSMLMLGEMLGKEDKVEKMVEDANKKTDSVLARVDKLLKAGTKRPTLYFECGNVTPTEIGGTRGDTSDGWGYLWNRLGADNISVGQGSNPVNPEKVLTDNPDIIVIGGANWDQTANIMRMGYYVTKEEASAHLDEYVQKRAGWSDLSAVKNGRLYAVHFNYTVYPYNFCGIEAMAKFLFPSEFEDLNPEKDRKEFFDKYMPVKYSGLFSADWK, from the coding sequence GTGAAAATAAAAAAGGGGATGCTAGGTCTATTACTTATTGTAACAATTATAGTATCATTAGCAGGATGTGGTACAACGGCAGTAAAAAATGAAACATCAAAGGATACAGCTAAAACAAAAACATATACTGATATGGCAGGCAGAAAAGTTACTTTGTCAACTGATATCAATAAAATTGTATTAGTAAGATCTATGGACGTATATTATATGTCTGCAATTTTAGGAAAAGAGTTTGATAAAAAAGTAGTTGCTCTGGGACTGAATTTTAAAGATAGCGATATAGACGGATATAAAAAATATTCAGAAGTATTTAATATGGATAAGATTAAAAGTTTAGGAAGTATATATGATGATGCTATTAGTTTAGAATCCGTTGTAAATTTAGAGCCTGATCTTATTATTGTTGACACACAATTTAAATCTAAGTCATGTGTCAATAAAATGATAGAAGCTGGACTTCCAGTTGTATTTACAGATATGAATTCAGATCCATTCCATGGTGTTCAAAAGAGTATGTTAATGCTTGGAGAAATGCTTGGAAAAGAAGACAAGGTTGAGAAGATGGTTGAAGATGCAAATAAAAAGACTGATTCTGTATTGGCTAGGGTTGATAAACTACTTAAAGCAGGTACTAAAAGACCAACATTATATTTTGAATGTGGTAATGTAACACCAACGGAAATTGGAGGAACTAGAGGAGACACATCAGATGGCTGGGGATATTTATGGAATAGGTTAGGTGCTGATAATATAAGTGTTGGACAAGGATCAAATCCAGTGAACCCTGAAAAAGTATTGACTGATAATCCAGATATAATAGTGATAGGTGGGGCTAATTGGGATCAAACTGCTAATATTATGCGTATGGGATATTATGTAACTAAAGAGGAGGCAAGTGCACATCTAGATGAATATGTTCAAAAGAGAGCAGGATGGTCAGATTTATCAGCAGTAAAAAATGGAAGATTATATGCAGTACATTTTAACTATACTGTTTATCCATATAATTTTTGTGGAATTGAGGCGATGGCAAAATTCTTATTTCCAAGTGAATTTGAGGACTTAAATCCTGAAAAAGATAGAAAAGAATTTTTTGATAAATATATGCCGGTTAAGTATTCGGGTTTATTTTCAGCAGATTGGAAATAA
- a CDS encoding nitrogenase component 1, translating to MNCDSECRLFGAYRVVISIKDSVILIHSTVGCNWGTLAFHISSKISDIRQTSTVIYEEEIVNGGEKILEEALENIVKLYEAQVIYVITGCIPEILNDDALNVINRFKQKNNLENIFLLNEPGFNDAGIRGMKSAFKLLIDEMMPREIIKNSINLIGFFSDDYKVDSDLINIENMLEDFIYINSVFPYDSYENIMKVPSAVVNVVLDGFQFVGEMLKEKFGTSYITVSYPYGITGSRIFVNKILAALSIKVHENFDEKENLSLELLNELHSFIDTFMGMPVAVLGDKARIYGLKKFLEAELEMVVDVLIDTEQKKDREEIRDEVFKSNSVMIFGSSFERGLANELDIPFLQYTYPVFDKISISKSGYAGVEGMSFLVEDILNLAYFYKLIAKY from the coding sequence ATGAATTGTGATAGTGAGTGTAGATTATTTGGAGCATACAGAGTAGTTATAAGCATTAAAGATTCCGTAATTTTAATTCATTCAACAGTTGGCTGTAACTGGGGAACATTAGCATTTCATATTTCATCAAAAATAAGCGATATAAGACAGACATCTACAGTTATTTATGAAGAAGAGATAGTAAATGGAGGAGAAAAAATTTTAGAAGAAGCTTTAGAAAATATAGTTAAACTCTATGAGGCTCAGGTTATATATGTGATAACGGGATGCATACCTGAAATACTAAATGATGATGCCCTAAATGTCATTAATAGGTTTAAACAGAAGAACAATTTAGAAAATATTTTTTTATTAAATGAACCAGGTTTCAATGATGCAGGTATAAGAGGCATGAAAAGTGCATTTAAACTATTAATAGATGAAATGATGCCAAGAGAAATAATTAAAAATTCAATTAATTTAATAGGCTTTTTCTCTGATGATTACAAAGTTGATTCGGATTTAATTAATATAGAGAATATGCTGGAAGATTTCATATATATAAATTCCGTTTTTCCCTATGATAGCTATGAGAATATTATGAAAGTACCATCAGCTGTGGTAAATGTTGTATTAGATGGGTTCCAGTTTGTTGGAGAAATGTTAAAGGAAAAATTTGGAACATCGTATATAACCGTCAGTTATCCATATGGAATAACGGGTAGTAGAATTTTTGTAAATAAAATACTGGCAGCATTGTCAATTAAAGTCCATGAAAATTTTGATGAAAAGGAAAATTTATCATTAGAATTATTAAATGAACTTCACTCATTTATAGATACTTTTATGGGTATGCCAGTAGCTGTTTTAGGAGATAAGGCAAGAATATATGGTCTAAAAAAATTTTTAGAAGCTGAACTTGAAATGGTTGTAGATGTGTTAATTGATACTGAACAAAAAAAAGACAGGGAAGAGATAAGAGATGAAGTTTTTAAATCCAATTCAGTAATGATTTTTGGATCGTCTTTTGAGAGAGGATTGGCTAATGAACTGGATATTCCTTTTCTGCAGTATACATATCCAGTGTTTGACAAGATTAGTATTAGCAAAAGTGGTTATGCTGGGGTTGAAGGAATGTCATTTTTGGTTGAGGACATATTGAATTTGGCTTATTTTTATAAACTTATTGCAAAATATTGA
- a CDS encoding ABC transporter substrate-binding protein encodes MKKIHMKRKLLSMLFIAVMLISLVGCGTTAKKEETAKNTPATKTYTDMAGRKVKLSTNINKIVTLRYMETNILGAILGKDFDKKVISLGQDLKTNDIDLYQKFSQTFDMDKIVQCGSIYDDSVSSEKLLELDPDIIIVDYYFMQKSSVKKLIEVGLPVVFIDSDGSNPKKDPLYSMLDSMSMLGDMLGYKEKTDEMVKYARDRIDNALEIANKAVKESSKKPSVYFELGNVTPEEIGTTRGETSIGFGALLKRLGAENIGEGHGSESLNPEIVLSSNPDMIMIGGANWNPTSNIMRFGYFVTEEQAKKHLGEYTKRSGWSELSAIKNGRLYGFHFNYAKYPFDFAVVEYIGKKLWPEQFKNVDPEADLKEFFSKYMPISYSGVFFEDWKDE; translated from the coding sequence ATGAAAAAGATTCATATGAAGAGAAAACTGCTGAGTATGTTATTCATTGCAGTCATGTTGATATCTTTGGTTGGATGCGGCACTACAGCAAAAAAAGAAGAAACAGCAAAGAATACACCTGCAACGAAAACATACACTGACATGGCAGGCAGAAAAGTAAAATTATCAACTAACATAAATAAAATTGTCACACTGAGATATATGGAAACAAATATTTTAGGGGCCATATTGGGTAAGGATTTTGACAAAAAAGTAATATCTCTAGGGCAGGATTTAAAAACCAATGACATAGATTTGTATCAAAAGTTTTCACAAACTTTTGACATGGACAAAATTGTACAATGTGGAAGCATATATGATGATTCGGTAAGCAGTGAGAAACTGCTGGAGCTCGATCCGGACATTATTATTGTTGATTATTATTTTATGCAGAAGAGCAGCGTTAAAAAATTGATTGAGGTTGGATTACCTGTAGTTTTTATTGATTCGGATGGCTCTAATCCTAAAAAGGATCCATTATATAGTATGCTGGACAGTATGTCTATGTTAGGTGATATGTTAGGGTACAAAGAAAAGACAGATGAAATGGTGAAATATGCTAGAGACAGAATTGACAATGCACTAGAAATTGCCAATAAAGCTGTAAAAGAAAGTTCGAAAAAGCCGTCTGTTTATTTTGAATTGGGGAATGTAACACCTGAGGAAATTGGAACCACAAGAGGAGAGACATCTATTGGATTTGGAGCGTTGCTTAAAAGATTAGGTGCTGAAAATATAGGAGAAGGGCATGGGTCAGAATCACTGAATCCTGAAATAGTTTTAAGTTCAAATCCTGATATGATTATGATAGGTGGAGCAAATTGGAATCCAACGTCAAATATTATGAGATTTGGTTATTTTGTCACTGAAGAACAAGCTAAAAAACATTTAGGAGAATATACGAAACGATCTGGCTGGAGTGAGCTTTCAGCTATTAAAAATGGTAGATTATATGGATTTCATTTTAATTATGCCAAATATCCTTTTGATTTTGCAGTTGTTGAATATATTGGGAAGAAATTGTGGCCGGAACAATTTAAAAATGTTGATCCAGAAGCAGATTTAAAAGAATTCTTTTCTAAATATATGCCTATTAGCTACTCTGGAGTATTTTTTGAAGACTGGAAAGATGAATAA
- a CDS encoding ABC transporter ATP-binding protein, whose protein sequence is MSLKIQNINYKHSSEFSLNNISLTFHNNVTAIIGPNGSGKSTLVKCILNIYKCDGEMYYQGESIKKQKKEFIKQKVGYLPQTTQNDASITVFEAVLLGLINTLNLKVSKKQEQKVNDILDAFELQHLAKNKINELSGGQLQMVSLAQSIIKEPEILILDEPLNNLDIHRQFSLMNTVSSLAYEKKMIVIIVMHDINLTSRYADNIVVMRDGNIYSYGTPKEVLTKKMIREIYKIDSEIYVNKQGKQVIEFVDIAAEAPKYEIVSQI, encoded by the coding sequence ATGAGTCTTAAAATACAGAATATTAATTATAAACATTCTTCTGAATTTTCTCTAAATAATATTAGTTTGACTTTTCATAATAATGTAACTGCAATCATTGGGCCAAATGGTTCAGGAAAGTCTACACTAGTTAAGTGTATTTTAAATATATATAAGTGTGATGGTGAAATGTATTACCAAGGTGAAAGCATTAAGAAACAGAAAAAAGAATTTATTAAGCAAAAGGTGGGTTACTTGCCCCAAACAACACAAAATGATGCTTCAATTACTGTTTTTGAAGCTGTACTTTTAGGACTAATAAATACACTAAATCTTAAAGTTAGTAAAAAACAGGAACAAAAGGTAAATGATATTTTAGATGCTTTTGAATTGCAGCACTTAGCAAAAAATAAAATTAATGAATTAAGTGGCGGTCAGCTTCAAATGGTGTCATTAGCTCAATCAATAATTAAAGAACCAGAAATTCTCATATTAGATGAGCCATTAAATAATCTAGATATACATCGTCAATTTTCATTGATGAATACAGTATCAAGTCTGGCATATGAGAAAAAAATGATTGTAATAATTGTAATGCACGATATAAATCTCACATCAAGATATGCTGATAATATTGTTGTCATGAGAGATGGTAATATTTATTCTTACGGAACACCTAAGGAAGTCTTAACAAAAAAAATGATAAGGGAAATATATAAAATTGATAGTGAAATATATGTAAATAAACAAGGTAAACAAGTTATTGAATTTGTTGACATTGCTGCCGAAGCCCCAAAATATGAAATAGTATCTCAAATTTAA
- a CDS encoding LysR family transcriptional regulator substrate-binding protein, whose product MQQAIAVFSEKYPNIDIRTINGNHEELYQYLKNGDVSLVINDQRRALSDEYVNYHLCTAYSYVEVAGRSTLSNFEAIAIEELKRVPCILVASKEQQENEREYYQNTLGFAGNFLFAENLEEGRLLVAGNKGFLPVEGSNRLMQAGIAIKRLPLFRSGNQIQRNYFAFWKKDKDLDLIREFADILRTIFQRSEME is encoded by the coding sequence TTGCAGCAGGCAATAGCAGTATTTTCTGAAAAATATCCCAACATAGATATTCGGACAATAAATGGAAATCATGAAGAACTGTATCAGTATTTAAAAAATGGAGATGTGAGTCTTGTAATAAATGACCAGAGGCGTGCCCTATCGGATGAATATGTCAATTATCATTTATGCACTGCTTATAGCTATGTAGAAGTTGCTGGCAGAAGTACTCTAAGTAATTTTGAAGCAATAGCGATAGAAGAATTAAAGCGAGTTCCCTGCATCCTTGTTGCGTCTAAAGAGCAGCAGGAAAATGAGCGGGAATATTATCAAAATACTCTCGGATTTGCTGGTAATTTCCTATTTGCAGAAAACTTGGAAGAGGGAAGGCTTTTGGTAGCTGGGAATAAAGGATTCTTGCCTGTTGAGGGTAGTAACAGACTTATGCAGGCAGGAATAGCAATAAAACGACTGCCGCTATTTCGAAGTGGAAATCAGATACAACGTAATTACTTTGCTTTCTGGAAAAAAGATAAAGATCTAGATTTGATTAGAGAATTTGCAGATATTCTACGCACTATTTTTCAGAGAAGTGAGATGGAATAA
- a CDS encoding FecCD family ABC transporter permease has translation MDISSKKIAIGKSQNYKLVIMRKVIALMILILLVLISFVIDLSTGPAMLNIFDVITSLTNPESLGRKVNIIVRVIRLPIATMALLAGAGLAIAGMEMQTILNNNLASPYTLGISSAASFGASISLIFGYAFLPQYMNNYATPIFAFAFSLISSFFIYTIGKIKKDRGTIILAGIAISFMFTALNSILTYFVPDEILRGITNWSQGCILGATWQQDTIVFVVLVIVTPILFRESWKLTSLCMGESTAAALGINVEKLRTKVLILSSLITSIAVCFVGTIGFVGLVAPYVAKSLVGEEQRFFIPASMLTGAFMLSVSSVLSKVAISGVQIPLGIVTSIIGIPFLLVLILKQGR, from the coding sequence GTGGATATAAGCTCTAAAAAAATTGCTATTGGAAAGTCTCAAAATTACAAGTTAGTTATTATGAGAAAAGTAATAGCGTTGATGATTTTAATACTACTTGTATTAATAAGCTTTGTAATTGATCTCTCAACTGGACCGGCAATGTTGAATATTTTTGATGTGATAACTTCATTAACGAACCCTGAGTCACTGGGCAGAAAAGTGAATATAATTGTCAGGGTAATCAGATTACCAATAGCAACTATGGCACTATTAGCTGGTGCAGGATTAGCAATTGCAGGTATGGAAATGCAGACTATACTTAATAATAATCTTGCTAGTCCGTATACACTGGGAATATCTTCGGCAGCATCTTTTGGAGCCTCAATATCTTTGATTTTCGGGTATGCATTTTTACCCCAATATATGAATAATTATGCCACACCTATATTTGCTTTTGCTTTTTCATTAATATCATCCTTCTTTATTTATACTATTGGAAAGATAAAAAAGGATAGAGGAACAATAATTTTAGCTGGGATTGCAATAAGTTTTATGTTTACAGCCTTAAATTCTATTCTTACATACTTTGTACCAGATGAAATTTTAAGAGGTATAACTAACTGGTCACAAGGGTGTATCTTAGGAGCTACATGGCAGCAGGATACAATAGTGTTTGTAGTACTTGTAATAGTGACACCAATTCTCTTTAGAGAATCCTGGAAGCTGACATCATTATGTATGGGGGAAAGTACTGCAGCAGCTTTAGGGATTAATGTAGAAAAGTTAAGAACAAAGGTTTTAATATTGTCTTCATTAATAACATCCATCGCAGTTTGCTTTGTTGGAACCATAGGCTTTGTTGGATTGGTCGCACCCTATGTGGCTAAATCTTTAGTAGGAGAAGAACAAAGGTTTTTTATTCCAGCATCTATGTTAACTGGAGCATTTATGTTATCAGTTTCATCTGTGTTAAGCAAGGTTGCTATATCAGGAGTACAGATTCCTTTAGGAATAGTTACTTCAATTATAGGTATTCCGTTTTTATTGGTACTTATTTTAAAACAAGGAAGGTGA
- a CDS encoding TfoX/Sxy family protein, translated as MGELCKLHNIGNKLEAQLNEVGIETVEQLKRIGSKQAWLDIKAIDNSACINRLCAIEGAIQGIRWHSLSDEIKSELREFYNTVK; from the coding sequence TTGGGTGAACTATGTAAATTGCATAATATAGGTAACAAATTAGAAGCACAGCTTAATGAAGTTGGAATAGAAACGGTTGAACAATTAAAAAGAATTGGAAGTAAACAAGCTTGGTTAGATATTAAAGCTATAGACAACTCAGCGTGTATAAATAGATTGTGTGCTATAGAAGGAGCAATACAAGGAATTAGATGGCATAGTCTTTCAGATGAAATAAAAAGTGAATTAAGAGAATTTTATAATACAGTAAAGTAA
- a CDS encoding carboxymuconolactone decarboxylase family protein, protein MESRYELGVRKLKEVDGTGGTAVVDSLKNIAPDLGKYIIEFAFGDIYTRPVLDLKQRELITLSALATLGGCEAQLEVHINGALNVGISKEEVIEVFLQCIPYIGFPKVLNAVSVTKDIFLNS, encoded by the coding sequence ATGGAAAGTCGTTATGAACTAGGAGTACGTAAACTAAAAGAGGTTGACGGAACAGGTGGAACAGCCGTAGTAGATTCACTGAAAAATATTGCTCCTGATTTAGGAAAATATATTATTGAATTTGCTTTTGGAGATATTTATACCAGACCAGTACTTGATTTAAAACAAAGAGAACTTATTACGTTATCTGCACTAGCAACATTAGGCGGATGTGAGGCACAATTAGAAGTCCATATTAATGGAGCATTAAATGTTGGAATATCAAAGGAAGAAGTTATAGAGGTTTTTTTGCAGTGTATCCCTTATATTGGTTTTCCAAAAGTATTAAATGCTGTTTCAGTTACAAAGGATATTTTTCTAAATAGCTAA
- a CDS encoding ABC transporter substrate-binding protein, whose amino-acid sequence MKNKKLGIRIIGLLLTTALIFVFSGCSSNNSTSSNSSSTASKTKVFTDMVGRKVTLSTNIKRIVLVRTMDIYMLSSILGKELDTKLVAVGQSFKSNDIDGYNMFSKVYKNLDKMTVLGSVYDDAINVESVVNLNPDIIIVDKQFYNKNCIQKMISTGLPVVIMDNNSDPFYGPGKSIKMVGKMLGKESKVDEMVDYANQKTDAVLQRVQKVISSGIKKPVLYWECGNVAPDKIGQTDGDVKTSWGYVWYKLGADNISIGVTGQPLNAEKVLASNPDIIIIGGANWSPTDNIMRLGFFATEQSASEHLSLYTKREGWSDLNAIKNGRLYALHYNLYGRPYGFAGVEEMAKMLYPTQFSDLDPDKDIQEFFGKYMEMPYSGIQWAQWNK is encoded by the coding sequence ATGAAAAACAAAAAATTAGGAATTAGAATTATTGGGCTACTATTGACAACTGCACTTATCTTTGTATTTTCTGGATGTAGTTCTAATAATTCAACATCATCAAATTCATCTTCAACTGCTTCAAAAACGAAGGTTTTTACAGATATGGTTGGTAGGAAAGTGACACTTTCTACTAATATTAAACGTATTGTACTTGTGAGAACAATGGATATATATATGCTCTCTTCAATTTTAGGTAAAGAACTAGATACAAAATTGGTGGCTGTAGGCCAAAGCTTCAAGAGTAACGATATTGATGGATACAATATGTTTTCAAAAGTATACAAGAATCTTGATAAAATGACTGTGCTTGGCAGCGTGTATGATGATGCAATAAATGTTGAATCTGTTGTGAATTTAAATCCAGATATAATCATCGTTGATAAACAATTCTACAATAAAAATTGCATACAGAAAATGATTTCTACAGGATTGCCTGTTGTTATTATGGATAATAATTCCGATCCTTTTTATGGACCTGGAAAGAGTATAAAAATGGTAGGAAAAATGCTAGGCAAAGAATCAAAAGTTGATGAAATGGTGGATTATGCTAACCAAAAAACTGATGCTGTGCTGCAAAGAGTTCAAAAAGTTATTTCAAGTGGAATAAAAAAGCCCGTATTATATTGGGAGTGCGGCAATGTAGCTCCAGATAAGATTGGTCAGACAGATGGTGATGTGAAAACTAGTTGGGGTTATGTTTGGTACAAACTCGGCGCAGATAATATTAGTATTGGTGTCACAGGCCAGCCATTAAATGCTGAAAAGGTACTTGCCTCAAATCCTGATATTATTATCATAGGTGGAGCTAACTGGAGTCCAACTGATAATATTATGCGTCTTGGATTTTTTGCAACGGAGCAAAGTGCTAGTGAGCATTTAAGCCTTTACACCAAAAGAGAAGGATGGTCTGATTTAAATGCAATTAAAAATGGAAGGCTTTACGCACTCCATTACAACCTTTATGGTCGTCCTTATGGTTTTGCTGGTGTTGAGGAAATGGCAAAGATGTTATATCCTACGCAATTTAGCGATTTAGATCCTGATAAAGATATTCAAGAATTTTTCGGGAAATATATGGAAATGCCATATTCAGGTATACAGTGGGCTCAATGGAATAAATAA
- a CDS encoding glycoside hydrolase family 113, translating to MKNKILMATFFGIFLLITPNVKAVNFTDNQTVNANKTWTIKFTNDVAFDEATKQGITVIDSKGNKVNVGIQLGQDSKTITVTAPQGGYTAGESYILDIGNQVHSTKGKTLNKKYTLNFNIKDEILNGKKIKSGNLSTDYDIGQALSDIDKFQLNTLNIPVKIKIDNLSSSNMEVDKDSESTAISLIKQLKGRDIKIILEPYPWIAEGEMSETDWNPDDMDTFFSNWRANVLKILIDDIAVPYNVDALNIGSNFVNIEPEEKNWCDTIDYVRTYYKGLVTYRTNWWYTASWDTKSITDYENKLNNKLFSKLDFISIAAYFELTNNDINTVENLVGAIESSQISVNGEVRNQNIKQEVKNFYDKWNKPIFFGEIGFPKTDEASFHPWDPDENSIVNNVEQANCFEAYRREFENEPWFLGFSVFAIGKQDKDKQYYPSEESTLVIRNWYSKEQ from the coding sequence TTGAAAAACAAAATTTTAATGGCAACTTTTTTTGGTATTTTTTTATTAATTACACCTAATGTAAAAGCAGTAAACTTTACTGATAATCAAACAGTAAATGCTAATAAAACATGGACAATCAAATTTACAAATGATGTTGCATTTGATGAGGCAACCAAACAAGGGATAACTGTAATAGATAGCAAAGGTAACAAAGTAAACGTAGGAATACAATTAGGTCAGGATAGTAAAACAATTACAGTAACGGCTCCTCAAGGCGGATATACAGCAGGTGAAAGTTACATATTAGATATTGGAAATCAAGTACATTCTACTAAAGGTAAGACTTTGAATAAGAAATATACATTAAACTTTAATATTAAAGATGAAATATTAAATGGAAAGAAGATTAAATCAGGCAATCTATCTACAGACTATGATATTGGACAAGCCTTAAGTGATATAGATAAGTTTCAATTGAATACTTTAAACATACCTGTAAAGATAAAAATAGATAATCTATCTTCAAGTAATATGGAAGTTGATAAAGATAGTGAGAGTACAGCAATAAGTTTGATAAAGCAATTAAAAGGTAGAGATATAAAAATAATATTAGAGCCTTACCCATGGATAGCTGAAGGAGAAATGAGTGAAACAGATTGGAATCCAGATGATATGGATACTTTCTTTTCAAATTGGAGGGCAAATGTATTAAAGATATTAATAGATGATATTGCAGTACCATACAATGTAGATGCACTAAACATAGGGAGTAATTTTGTAAATATAGAACCTGAAGAAAAAAATTGGTGTGATACCATAGATTATGTTAGAACCTATTATAAAGGATTAGTAACCTATAGAACTAATTGGTGGTATACGGCATCATGGGATACTAAAAGTATTACTGACTATGAAAACAAGCTAAATAATAAGTTGTTTTCAAAACTAGATTTTATATCTATTGCGGCTTATTTCGAACTTACAAATAATGACATAAATACTGTGGAAAATCTTGTAGGTGCAATAGAAAGTTCACAGATATCTGTAAATGGAGAAGTTAGAAACCAAAATATAAAACAAGAGGTAAAAAATTTTTATGATAAATGGAATAAACCTATCTTCTTTGGAGAGATTGGTTTTCCTAAAACTGATGAAGCATCATTTCATCCATGGGATCCAGATGAAAATAGCATTGTAAATAATGTTGAACAAGCTAATTGCTTTGAAGCTTATAGAAGAGAATTTGAGAATGAGCCATGGTTTCTGGGGTTTTCTGTATTTGCAATAGGTAAGCAAGATAAGGATAAACAGTATTACCCAAGTGAAGAAAGTACATTAGTTATCAGAAATTGGTATAGTAAGGAACAGTAA